The following proteins come from a genomic window of Phnomibacter ginsenosidimutans:
- a CDS encoding sugar phosphate nucleotidyltransferase gives MQKPTLVILAAGMASRYGKMKQIEGFGPNKETIMDYSIFDAIRAGFEKVVFIIREEFEETFKAIMEPKLAGKIKTAYVYQHLTDFVHADAAVSPERSKPWGTAHAVLCAKDEVKENFVVINADDFYGEDGFRKAYEFCTTACSDTNYGIIGYTLSKTLSKNGSVSRGVCKADANGKLVSINERTKIYWKGEQVFFEENGQEFEEDPASPVSMNFWCFSPGVFALSESLFSQFIKERGMEPKAEFFIPIVADHFINTGKGTIQIVGTDAEWFGVTYPEDAPTVEASISALVNAGAYPPALWS, from the coding sequence ATGCAAAAACCAACACTCGTAATTCTGGCTGCAGGTATGGCCAGCCGTTACGGCAAAATGAAACAGATTGAAGGCTTTGGTCCTAATAAAGAAACCATCATGGATTATTCGATTTTCGATGCCATCCGTGCCGGGTTCGAAAAAGTAGTATTCATTATCCGCGAAGAATTTGAAGAAACCTTCAAAGCCATCATGGAGCCCAAGCTGGCCGGCAAAATAAAAACGGCGTATGTGTATCAGCACCTCACCGATTTTGTACATGCCGATGCTGCCGTTTCGCCAGAGCGTTCTAAGCCTTGGGGTACAGCACATGCAGTGCTTTGCGCCAAAGACGAAGTGAAAGAAAACTTTGTGGTAATTAATGCCGACGACTTTTATGGTGAAGATGGTTTCCGCAAAGCCTATGAATTTTGTACCACAGCTTGCAGCGATACCAACTACGGCATTATTGGTTATACCTTATCAAAAACGCTGAGCAAAAACGGTAGCGTAAGCCGTGGTGTTTGCAAGGCCGATGCCAATGGCAAACTGGTGAGCATTAACGAACGCACCAAAATTTACTGGAAAGGGGAGCAGGTGTTTTTTGAAGAAAACGGGCAGGAATTTGAAGAAGATCCGGCATCTCCTGTGAGCATGAATTTCTGGTGTTTTTCACCCGGTGTGTTTGCGTTGTCAGAAAGCTTGTTCAGCCAGTTCATCAAAGAACGGGGCATGGAACCCAAGGCAGAATTTTTCATTCCCATTGTAGCCGATCATTTCATCAACACTGGTAAGGGTACCATTCAAATTGTAGGCACCGATGCCGAGTGGTTTGGTGTTACCTATCCTGAAGATGCGCCAACCGTAGAAGCCAGCATTAGTGCATTGGTGAATGCAGGTGCATATCCGCCGGCATTGTGGAGTTAA
- a CDS encoding pyridoxal-phosphate dependent enzyme encodes MLQNQWPAPPLLSPQQLQGHPLGVGIEVYALRLDTLHPLVSGNKWLKLYGWLQTNPSLASNGIISKGGAWSNHVHATAAWCHLHQLPFTAIIKAAAHTRTAMLDDVQQWGGNIIYAHRSEFYNDAHWQAIADAQQLLYIPMGGDGLPGVKGVQDYFDKLTNFTADAVWCATGTGTTAAGILQSSMPFTHFHAVNPGIQDATVDALLHATAATHQKQLQLHHLPNDRFGRCSDATIDCMLQWQSNTGLATDIMYTGKLLHAMQRHYAQTEYSSPQKILLIHTGGLQGNRSHPLLSLQSTGG; translated from the coding sequence ATGTTGCAAAACCAATGGCCAGCGCCACCTCTCCTTTCGCCGCAGCAATTGCAGGGGCATCCGTTGGGTGTTGGTATTGAAGTGTATGCATTGCGCCTCGACACATTGCATCCACTGGTATCGGGCAACAAATGGTTGAAGTTGTATGGTTGGTTGCAGACCAATCCTTCGCTGGCAAGTAATGGCATCATCAGCAAAGGCGGTGCATGGAGCAATCATGTGCATGCCACTGCAGCATGGTGCCACTTACATCAACTGCCTTTTACCGCCATTATAAAAGCAGCAGCGCATACACGCACTGCCATGCTGGATGATGTGCAGCAATGGGGCGGCAACATCATCTATGCACACCGCAGCGAATTTTACAACGATGCACACTGGCAGGCCATTGCCGATGCACAACAACTCTTGTACATACCCATGGGTGGCGATGGACTTCCGGGTGTAAAAGGCGTACAGGACTACTTCGACAAACTCACAAACTTTACTGCAGATGCGGTGTGGTGTGCCACCGGCACAGGCACAACAGCAGCGGGCATTTTGCAATCCTCCATGCCCTTTACGCATTTTCATGCTGTAAACCCCGGCATACAAGATGCAACGGTGGATGCATTGTTGCATGCCACTGCTGCAACGCATCAAAAACAATTACAGCTTCATCATTTACCCAACGACCGGTTTGGCCGCTGCAGCGATGCAACCATTGACTGCATGCTGCAATGGCAATCCAACACAGGCCTCGCTACAGACATCATGTACACAGGCAAACTACTGCATGCCATGCAACGGCATTATGCGCAGACAGAATATAGTTCACCACAAAAAATACTGCTCATTCATACCGGTGGCTTGCAGGGCAATCGTTCACACCCGTTATTAAGCTTGCAATCTACAGGTGGGTAG
- the lipB gene encoding lipoyl(octanoyl) transferase LipB gives MGTQQIVWWKDLGLQRYKPVWDEQERLMQLATDIKRAEFEQPAAERSTQHHLLLVEHPPVYTLGKSGHIENILISEAEMAAQDIDYFKINRGGDITFHGPQQLVGYPILDLEKMYTDIGRYLRNLEEVIIKTIAHYGLKGERSAGETGVWLDPDKPGHERKICAMGVRCSRWITMHGWALNVNTDLTYFDNIIPCGIVGKQVTSIAKELGHAIDFEESKQVLLNKFAEVFEVELQPMG, from the coding sequence ATGGGTACACAACAAATAGTTTGGTGGAAAGATTTGGGGCTGCAACGCTACAAGCCCGTGTGGGACGAACAGGAGCGGCTGATGCAACTGGCAACCGACATTAAGCGGGCCGAATTTGAACAGCCAGCAGCAGAGCGAAGTACGCAACATCATTTGCTGTTGGTGGAGCATCCGCCCGTGTATACCTTGGGCAAAAGCGGCCATATCGAAAACATCCTCATTTCCGAAGCAGAGATGGCAGCGCAGGATATTGATTATTTCAAAATCAACCGTGGCGGCGATATTACTTTTCACGGACCGCAGCAGCTGGTAGGTTATCCCATTCTCGATTTAGAAAAAATGTACACCGACATTGGCCGGTACCTGCGCAACCTCGAAGAAGTCATCATCAAAACCATTGCACATTATGGTTTGAAGGGCGAACGTTCGGCCGGCGAAACCGGTGTGTGGCTCGATCCGGACAAGCCTGGCCATGAACGCAAAATTTGCGCCATGGGTGTACGTTGTAGCCGCTGGATTACCATGCACGGTTGGGCACTCAACGTGAATACCGACCTCACGTATTTCGATAATATCATTCCCTGTGGCATTGTGGGCAAGCAGGTTACTTCCATTGCCAAAGAGCTGGGCCATGCAATAGATTTTGAAGAAAGCAAGCAAGTATTGCTCAATAAATTTGCAGAAGTGTTTGAGGTAGAACTGCAACCTATGGGCTAA
- a CDS encoding RluA family pseudouridine synthase, translated as MLDEELQLPDEGTESDELYKRLVVKADKGQEPLRIDKFLMNRIEGATRNKIQQALHAGLITVDGQMVKPNFKVKAGHEVIVFSEDHPDSNDIIPEPMDLYIVFEDDDVLLINKPAGMVVHPGSGNPNGTLVNGVAHYLMQQNPELTEFNLPRFGLVHRIDKNTSGLLLLAKTDRALQHLAKQFFNHTIDRKYVALVWGDVEEDSGTIEAHVGRSPRYRKQFEAFPEGEYGKHAITHYNVLERFHYVTLVECVLETGRTHQIRVHMKHIGHTLFADDHYGGDRILKGTIYTKYKQFVENCFALCPRQALHAKTLGFVHPVTNERLFFEAPIPTDMTAVIEKWRKYFQTKGKVED; from the coding sequence ATGCTCGACGAAGAATTGCAACTGCCCGACGAGGGCACCGAGAGTGATGAACTCTATAAAAGATTAGTGGTAAAAGCCGACAAAGGCCAGGAGCCCTTGCGCATCGATAAGTTTTTGATGAACCGCATTGAAGGCGCTACCCGCAATAAAATTCAGCAGGCCCTGCATGCCGGATTGATTACTGTGGATGGCCAAATGGTGAAGCCCAACTTTAAAGTGAAGGCCGGCCATGAGGTGATTGTGTTTAGCGAAGACCACCCCGACAGCAACGACATCATTCCCGAACCCATGGACCTCTACATTGTGTTTGAAGATGATGATGTGTTGCTCATCAACAAGCCCGCCGGCATGGTGGTACACCCCGGCAGCGGCAACCCCAACGGTACGTTGGTGAATGGTGTGGCGCATTACCTGATGCAGCAAAACCCGGAGCTGACAGAGTTTAACCTGCCCCGCTTTGGGTTGGTACACCGCATTGACAAGAACACCAGCGGCTTACTGCTGCTGGCCAAAACCGACCGTGCTTTGCAACACCTGGCCAAGCAGTTTTTCAATCATACCATCGACCGCAAATACGTGGCGCTGGTGTGGGGCGATGTGGAAGAAGACAGCGGCACCATTGAAGCCCACGTAGGCCGCAGCCCCCGCTACCGCAAGCAGTTTGAGGCTTTTCCGGAGGGTGAATATGGCAAACATGCCATTACGCATTACAACGTACTGGAACGATTTCACTATGTAACGCTGGTGGAATGTGTGCTGGAAACCGGCCGTACCCACCAGATAAGGGTACACATGAAACACATTGGCCACACGCTTTTTGCCGACGATCACTACGGTGGCGACCGCATTTTGAAGGGTACCATTTACACCAAGTACAAGCAGTTTGTAGAAAATTGTTTTGCCCTCTGCCCCCGGCAGGCACTGCATGCCAAAACCCTGGGCTTTGTGCATCCCGTTACCAACGAACGCCTATTCTTTGAAGCACCAATCCCTACCGATATGACTGCCGTGATTGAAAAATGGCGGAAGTATTTTCAGACGAAAGGAAAAGTTGAAGATTAG
- the def gene encoding peptide deformylase: MILPIVAYGSPILRRVAVDITPDYPNLTQLIADMWETMYASNGVGLAAPQINRSIRIFTVDSEQIIENLDEEERQEYEGDEGIKETFINAHIVEFAGDEWPYNEGCLSIPKVREDVMRPETVTIEYVNEKFEPQRKTFGGITARVIQHEYDHIEGKLFIDYLSPLKRKLLKGKLLDISNGKVRMDYRMTYPKS, from the coding sequence ATGATTCTTCCAATTGTAGCGTACGGATCGCCCATTTTGCGCCGGGTAGCAGTAGATATCACGCCGGATTATCCCAATCTTACTCAACTCATCGCCGATATGTGGGAAACCATGTATGCCAGCAATGGCGTGGGTTTGGCCGCTCCGCAAATCAACCGCAGCATTCGCATTTTTACCGTCGATAGTGAGCAAATCATCGAAAATCTGGACGAAGAAGAACGTCAGGAGTATGAAGGTGACGAGGGCATCAAAGAAACTTTTATCAATGCACACATTGTAGAGTTTGCCGGCGATGAATGGCCGTACAACGAAGGTTGCCTCAGCATTCCGAAAGTGCGGGAAGATGTGATGCGCCCTGAAACGGTGACGATTGAATATGTGAACGAAAAATTTGAACCCCAGCGCAAAACCTTCGGTGGTATTACCGCCAGGGTTATCCAACACGAATATGATCACATTGAAGGCAAACTGTTCATTGATTACCTGTCGCCGCTGAAACGTAAGTTGCTCAAGGGCAAACTGCTCGATATTTCCAACGGCAAAGTGCGGATGGATTATCGCATGACTTATCCGAAGTCGTAA
- the ruvX gene encoding Holliday junction resolvase RuvX produces MARIMALDYGKKRTGVAVTDPLQIIASGLTTVDSHGLRPWLKNYFATEAVERVIIGLPLSLDGEATDGTKPVKDFIRLFKKDHPTIPIETVDERYTSKMAVQALIDTGVKKRTVAKKAALMKWPPPSCCRNTCSKKANFGANSNK; encoded by the coding sequence ATGGCTCGAATCATGGCCCTCGATTATGGTAAAAAACGCACCGGTGTAGCCGTTACAGATCCGTTGCAGATTATTGCCAGCGGCCTAACCACCGTCGATTCGCATGGGCTGCGGCCATGGCTCAAAAACTATTTTGCTACTGAAGCGGTGGAGCGGGTGATCATCGGCTTGCCGTTGTCGCTGGATGGCGAAGCCACCGATGGTACCAAGCCCGTGAAAGACTTTATCCGCCTCTTTAAAAAAGACCATCCGACCATCCCCATTGAAACGGTGGACGAACGCTACACCAGCAAAATGGCGGTGCAAGCCCTCATTGACACCGGGGTGAAAAAAAGGACCGTCGCGAAAAAGGCCGCATTGATGAAATGGCCGCCACCCTCATGCTGCAGGAATACTTGCAGCAAAAAGGCTAATTTTGGCGCCAATTCAAACAAATGA
- a CDS encoding GxxExxY protein: protein MTELLYKDESYLIIGKCMEIHRLLGFGFKEAVYKDALELELQAEGIPFQREKRFEVVYKNVVLRHHYVADFVVFDRIILEIKATAAVHEAFTFQTVNYLKASGLRLGMIINFGEKSLRYHRVIL from the coding sequence ATGACTGAATTATTGTACAAAGATGAATCCTATCTAATCATTGGCAAATGCATGGAAATTCACCGGCTACTTGGTTTTGGTTTTAAAGAAGCCGTGTACAAAGATGCGTTGGAATTAGAGTTACAGGCAGAAGGCATTCCATTTCAAAGAGAAAAACGTTTTGAGGTAGTGTATAAAAATGTGGTGTTGCGTCATCACTACGTAGCCGATTTTGTAGTGTTTGATCGCATTATTCTGGAGATAAAAGCCACTGCAGCAGTGCATGAAGCATTTACTTTTCAAACTGTCAATTATCTGAAAGCAAGTGGGCTTCGACTTGGTATGATTATCAATTTCGGTGAAAAGTCATTGCGATATCACCGGGTAATCCTTTGA
- a CDS encoding VPS10 domain-containing protein — protein MFSRMLSMLCILASVAATAQPLDMSLFKNIKPRNIGPAGMSGRVTALDVNLQNPDMIYVGTASGGLWRSEGGGTQWTPLTDSLNVASIGAVAVDQRNPQVIWIGTGEGNPRNSQTMGGGVFKSIDGGRTWKNMGLEKTRTIHRVIIHKHNPDVVYVSALGTAWGETNDRGVYRTKDGGKTWERILYVNDRTGAADFIVDPSNPNKMLVSMWEYRRWPWFFKSGGAGSGMYLTLDGGDTWRKLTEKEGLPAGELGKMGLAWARNNPNVVYALIESKKNALYRSDDGGFSWKMTTNQNIGDRPFYYSDLFVDPTNENRLYNIFSNVTVSEDGGKSFNTLLGWDNIHGDHHTYWIHPTDPNFMIDGNDGGLAITRDKGKTWAFSETLPVGQFYHINYDMQIPYNVYGGMQDNGTWRGPAYTWRTGGIRNQYWDEIAFGDGFDVVVEPNQRYGYAMWQGGNLLRVDFQSGASEPCKPYHPDGTFLRFNWNAGIGQDPIDPSTIYYGSQFLHKSNDGGKTWSIISPDLTTNDTAKIKAHLSGGLTYDVTGAENHCTIIAISASAKKQGVIWVGTDDGNIQVTRDGGATWTNVSKNIPAVPAGSWVPQVHASRFNEGEAFVVINNYRRNDWTPWIFRTKDFGKTWERLVDDKKVMGYALSFVQDPVEPKLMFAGTEFGLYVSVDEGKNWSRWTNGYPTVSTYDLAIHPREHDLIIGTFGRALWVLDDIRPLREIAAKGAAASVQQPLKVYPAPDAYLANMREGAGSHFSGNAMYKGDNRLWGASISFSLAKLNSKDSSSPAPEADSVKVEIRNAQGKVVRHLSLMAQKGINRFVWELNQDGFRMPVQPKPKQEVQPPAGAYVTAGTYSVKIMYGKQADSTSITVLNDPRKQVNAAAVMQWQQGYTEFAAMVNGITQSMDKLRDAKERMQLADKLVEAQVADTAAKHRYSDAKTAASKKIDELMRKVMPGEEVQGIYEDPEQLMNKLASVAFYLDPAFGTPNPPAAAPPATFGWAMKKVSADAQAFNTAVQAFESKEWKQYEDAVKQLQLQLLAPLGK, from the coding sequence ATGTTTTCCCGCATGCTGAGCATGTTGTGCATACTGGCTTCGGTTGCAGCCACAGCACAACCATTGGACATGAGTTTGTTCAAAAACATCAAGCCTCGCAACATTGGCCCTGCCGGTATGAGCGGCCGTGTAACAGCGTTGGATGTGAATTTGCAAAACCCCGACATGATTTATGTAGGCACTGCCAGCGGAGGTCTGTGGCGCAGCGAAGGTGGCGGCACACAATGGACGCCATTGACCGACAGTCTCAACGTTGCTTCTATTGGCGCAGTGGCCGTGGATCAACGCAATCCGCAGGTGATTTGGATTGGTACCGGCGAGGGCAATCCACGCAACAGCCAAACCATGGGCGGCGGGGTGTTTAAAAGCATTGACGGCGGTCGTACCTGGAAAAACATGGGCCTCGAAAAAACAAGAACCATTCATCGGGTCATCATTCACAAACACAACCCCGATGTAGTGTATGTAAGTGCATTGGGTACTGCCTGGGGCGAAACCAATGACCGTGGTGTGTACCGCACCAAAGACGGCGGCAAAACATGGGAGCGTATTTTGTATGTAAATGACCGCACCGGTGCCGCCGATTTTATTGTTGACCCCAGCAACCCCAACAAAATGCTGGTGAGCATGTGGGAATACCGCCGCTGGCCTTGGTTTTTCAAAAGTGGTGGCGCTGGTTCTGGCATGTATCTCACACTGGATGGTGGTGATACCTGGCGCAAACTCACCGAGAAAGAAGGCTTGCCCGCAGGAGAGCTGGGTAAAATGGGTTTGGCTTGGGCCCGCAATAATCCCAACGTGGTGTATGCACTCATCGAGTCGAAAAAGAATGCGCTGTACCGCAGCGATGATGGTGGCTTTAGCTGGAAAATGACCACCAATCAAAACATTGGCGACCGGCCATTTTATTACAGCGATTTGTTTGTAGACCCAACCAATGAAAACAGGCTCTACAATATTTTCAGCAATGTAACGGTGAGTGAAGATGGTGGCAAAAGCTTCAACACCTTGCTCGGCTGGGACAATATTCACGGTGACCACCACACCTATTGGATTCATCCCACAGATCCCAATTTTATGATTGATGGCAACGATGGAGGTTTGGCCATCACTCGTGATAAAGGCAAAACCTGGGCCTTTAGCGAAACGCTTCCTGTAGGACAGTTTTACCACATCAATTACGATATGCAAATTCCGTATAACGTATATGGAGGTATGCAAGACAACGGCACCTGGCGTGGACCTGCCTACACCTGGCGCACCGGCGGCATTCGCAATCAATATTGGGATGAAATTGCTTTTGGCGATGGCTTTGATGTAGTAGTAGAACCTAACCAACGCTATGGTTATGCCATGTGGCAGGGCGGCAATTTGTTGCGTGTCGATTTTCAGAGTGGCGCTTCTGAGCCCTGCAAACCCTATCATCCCGATGGCACTTTTTTACGCTTCAATTGGAATGCCGGCATCGGGCAAGACCCCATTGATCCAAGCACCATTTATTACGGCAGTCAGTTTTTGCACAAGAGCAACGATGGCGGCAAAACATGGTCGATTATTTCGCCCGATTTAACCACGAACGACACTGCAAAAATTAAAGCCCACTTGAGTGGTGGCCTTACCTATGATGTAACGGGTGCCGAAAACCACTGCACCATTATTGCCATCAGTGCCAGCGCCAAAAAGCAAGGTGTGATATGGGTAGGAACCGACGACGGAAACATACAAGTAACCCGTGATGGCGGTGCTACATGGACAAACGTTAGTAAAAATATTCCCGCTGTGCCTGCTGGCAGTTGGGTGCCTCAAGTGCATGCCAGCCGCTTCAATGAAGGCGAAGCATTTGTAGTAATCAACAACTACCGCCGAAACGATTGGACGCCATGGATTTTCCGTACCAAAGATTTTGGTAAAACATGGGAACGTTTGGTAGATGATAAAAAAGTAATGGGTTACGCACTCAGCTTTGTGCAAGATCCGGTAGAACCAAAACTCATGTTTGCAGGTACCGAGTTTGGTTTGTATGTGAGTGTAGATGAAGGTAAAAACTGGAGCCGCTGGACGAATGGTTATCCTACGGTCAGCACTTACGATTTGGCCATTCATCCCCGTGAACATGATTTAATCATTGGCACTTTTGGCCGGGCACTGTGGGTGCTCGATGATATTCGTCCGCTTAGAGAAATAGCGGCAAAAGGTGCGGCTGCTTCTGTGCAACAACCATTGAAAGTGTACCCTGCTCCGGATGCTTATCTCGCCAACATGCGGGAAGGGGCAGGTTCTCATTTTAGCGGCAATGCCATGTACAAAGGCGACAACCGACTATGGGGCGCCAGCATCAGTTTTTCGTTGGCCAAACTCAACAGCAAAGACAGCAGTAGTCCTGCACCAGAAGCCGATTCGGTAAAAGTAGAAATCCGCAATGCGCAGGGAAAAGTGGTTCGCCACCTGAGCCTGATGGCGCAAAAAGGCATCAACCGTTTTGTGTGGGAATTGAATCAGGATGGGTTCAGAATGCCGGTGCAGCCCAAGCCCAAGCAAGAAGTGCAGCCACCTGCTGGTGCTTATGTAACTGCGGGTACCTATAGTGTAAAAATCATGTATGGAAAGCAGGCAGATTCTACCAGCATTACGGTGCTCAATGATCCTCGCAAGCAGGTAAATGCGGCTGCTGTAATGCAATGGCAGCAAGGATATACCGAATTTGCAGCAATGGTAAATGGCATTACCCAAAGCATGGATAAACTCCGCGATGCAAAAGAACGCATGCAGCTGGCGGATAAACTGGTAGAAGCTCAAGTAGCCGATACGGCAGCCAAGCACCGCTATAGCGATGCCAAAACTGCGGCCAGCAAAAAGATAGATGAACTCATGCGCAAAGTAATGCCTGGCGAAGAAGTGCAGGGTATTTACGAAGACCCCGAACAGCTCATGAACAAGCTGGCTTCCGTGGCTTTCTACCTCGATCCGGCATTTGGTACACCAAACCCGCCAGCCGCTGCACCGCCAGCCACTTTTGGTTGGGCCATGAAAAAAGTGAGTGCCGATGCCCAGGCTTTCAACACTGCCGTACAAGCATTTGAAAGCAAAGAATGGAAACAATATGAAGATGCCGTGAAGCAACTGCAGTTGCAGCTGTTGGCACCCTTGGGTAAATAA
- a CDS encoding TrmH family RNA methyltransferase: MIEQIILCGYTPQPPHRDIHKTALGATETVAWEYAADTVTAVEALKTRGYQVLAVEQTSQSKLLSAVEWEGKQPLAVVLGNEVEGVDQAVIDACHGAIEIPQAGTKHSLNISVAAGIVLYELFAMAQQ; this comes from the coding sequence TTGATAGAACAGATCATCCTCTGCGGGTACACGCCGCAGCCGCCTCACCGCGACATCCACAAAACGGCCTTGGGAGCAACGGAGACTGTTGCATGGGAATATGCTGCGGATACTGTAACCGCTGTGGAAGCGTTGAAAACCCGTGGCTATCAAGTGCTGGCGGTGGAGCAAACCAGTCAGTCCAAACTATTGTCGGCGGTGGAGTGGGAGGGCAAGCAACCACTGGCAGTGGTGCTGGGCAATGAAGTGGAAGGAGTAGACCAGGCCGTGATAGATGCCTGCCACGGCGCCATTGAAATACCACAGGCAGGCACCAAACATTCGCTCAACATCAGCGTGGCAGCCGGCATTGTGCTCTACGAATTGTTTGCCATGGCGCAGCAATAA
- a CDS encoding alpha-amylase family glycosyl hydrolase — MMQTREFSPVPWCYHTNIYEVNVRQYTAEGTFAAFGQHLPRLAAMGVETLWFMPITPIGVPKRLGTLGSYYACSSYVQTNPEFGTIDDFKTLVHQAHALGMKVIIDWVANHTGYGHEWMEGRKRDYYDLSPSGNFQERNGWEDVADLDYGNNDMRREMIESMQFWVKTCDIDGFRCDMAHLVPLDFWFEARRQCDAVKPLFWLAETEDEAYHAAFDATYAWEWMHTTEKFFTSTQTNTVLDAVLSKYEDRYPKPSFKMFFTSNHDENSWNGTEWEKYGAAALPLFVLGAMWSGIPLIYSGQELPNTKRLSFFDKDEIAWTNELQFEPFYTALLQLRKRNKAAGGPNGSGATFRLPVSNERVFCFLRQHNNQQVLVLLNFTNETQSFYMNDERIAEGIKEIFTQQLLPKDRKIVLPPFGYQVYEK; from the coding sequence ATGATGCAGACAAGAGAATTTTCACCTGTTCCATGGTGTTATCATACCAATATTTACGAAGTAAATGTGCGGCAATACACTGCCGAAGGAACCTTTGCTGCTTTTGGCCAACACCTGCCAAGGCTAGCTGCTATGGGAGTAGAAACACTTTGGTTCATGCCCATTACACCCATTGGTGTACCCAAGCGGTTGGGCACATTGGGCAGTTACTACGCATGCAGCAGTTATGTGCAAACTAACCCCGAGTTTGGTACCATTGATGATTTCAAAACATTGGTCCATCAGGCACATGCATTAGGCATGAAAGTGATTATCGATTGGGTGGCCAACCATACCGGCTATGGACATGAATGGATGGAAGGCCGCAAAAGAGATTACTACGACCTCAGCCCGAGTGGCAATTTTCAGGAACGGAATGGCTGGGAAGATGTGGCCGATCTCGACTATGGCAACAACGACATGCGCCGCGAAATGATCGAGAGCATGCAGTTTTGGGTGAAAACTTGTGACATCGACGGCTTTCGATGCGATATGGCACATTTGGTGCCACTCGATTTTTGGTTTGAAGCCCGCCGCCAGTGCGATGCAGTCAAGCCATTGTTTTGGCTGGCCGAAACAGAAGACGAAGCCTATCATGCGGCATTCGATGCTACGTATGCCTGGGAGTGGATGCATACCACAGAAAAGTTTTTTACATCCACACAAACCAACACTGTGCTCGATGCGGTGCTGAGTAAATACGAAGACCGTTATCCCAAGCCATCCTTCAAAATGTTTTTCACCAGCAACCACGATGAAAATAGCTGGAACGGAACCGAGTGGGAAAAGTATGGTGCAGCCGCCTTACCATTGTTTGTGCTTGGTGCGATGTGGTCAGGCATTCCGCTGATATATTCCGGACAGGAATTGCCGAATACCAAACGCTTGTCTTTTTTTGATAAGGATGAAATTGCCTGGACCAACGAACTGCAGTTTGAACCCTTTTATACTGCGCTGCTACAACTGCGCAAACGCAACAAAGCAGCCGGTGGGCCCAATGGTTCGGGTGCTACTTTTCGATTGCCGGTAAGCAACGAAAGAGTGTTTTGTTTTTTGCGACAGCACAACAACCAGCAAGTATTGGTGCTGCTCAATTTTACCAACGAAACACAATCGTTTTACATGAATGACGAACGCATTGCTGAAGGCATAAAAGAAATTTTTACGCAACAATTGTTGCCAAAAGATAGAAAGATTGTATTGCCACCATTCGGTTATCAGGTGTATGAAAAGTGA